The sequence tgcttctcccagtcttAAACTGGGAGCAGCGGTGAATTTAATAATACCTTGGGTTGGTAGAGCGCCTTCACATTCCTTGTTGCATTTTATCCTTCtgtgaggaaggaagagggaggtatTATGATCTCTTTTTCACAgaagagaaaaccgaggccctAGAGAGGGTTAagcagcccaaggtcacgcaacaggcccGTAGcccagctgggactcaaacccagggctcctgatgGCCAGTAGGATGGACAAAGTGGGATGGCTGGGGGCCACAGACTTCTGCAGTTAATGTTCCCCCAGGTGCAGAGCGTTGAGGCCTAGCTGAGCCATCAAGGGAGAAATCGTACTCTTGCTCTGTAGAGGTTCAGAATGGCTGCAGagtgggcagagagctgggaggtGGTCCTGCACCGGCCCCTCTGAAAGCCGGAACTGGCTGtagggacagtaataataataataataataatggcatttattaagtgcttactatgtgcaaagcactgttctaagcgctggggaggttacaaggtgatcaggttgtcccacgggaggctcacagtcttaatccccattttacagatgagggaaccgaggcccagagaagtgaagtgacttgcccaaagtcacacaactgacaattggcagacctgggatttgaatccatgacctctgactccaaagcccgtgctctttccactgagccacgctgcttctctagcaacgaAGTAGCAGTAGCAGCGGCCAGGCTCGCCGAAGCCGTCCCTGTCTCTCCTGGTGGCAGGGACACCCACCAgactcatctgttgtgtgcacTCTTGGAGTGCTCAGCTCTCACTGGTCTGGACATTCTGTCCTAGAGGCAAACGTTTgagaggaggagtaataataataataattgtggtatttaagtgcttactatatgccaggcactgaagtggGCGCCAGGGTGGTTaccagcaaattaggttggacacagtccctgtcccacctgggcgaccacagtctccatccccattttacagatgaggtcactgaggctcagaaaagtgacgtgacctgcccaaggtcacatagcagacgagtggcagagctggtattagaaaccatgatcttcggattcccagacccgtgctctgtacactatgcatgttgcttctctgtggagAAGTAGCGTCGGGAGGGAAGGTAGAAGTAGGGCTCAACTCTAGTTTGGAGAAAGAGTGACCTTTTcaccaggagaagggagagaacctgggttctaatcctacctctgctgcttagcagctgtgtgaccttgtccaagatGCTtttcttctttgtgtctcagtttcctcatcacatAGGGACTCAATTCTTGCTCTCCctctttggggcagggatcatgtccgattgtactgtacctaccccagcacttggcgccgagcttggcccatagtaagagctcaacaaatactccaattgctccaatattattattaccagatttcCAAACAGTAGAGGATTGCTACTGTGTGAGGAGTTCACAGCTAAAGCCAGTTAGGAGAAAACAGAGCCATTTTGCATTTATCTTGGAGCCAACCTCCTGAACTGGGTGGGCAAAAACTGAGAGAGTCTTCAGGGGCAACTACGTCTATTATAAATTGGGCCCTGAATCCAGAGCATACCGTGCTTTTGACAGGACTCTTGGTCTGTCTTTCAGGGAGAAACTAAAAACTCTGgaactttaaaaaataaaaaaagaggcccttttttttccccacagaccTCCATTTCCAGCAGTCTACTTcagtcaatgagaagcagtgtggctcggtgaaaagagcacagacccaggagtcagaggacctgggatctaatcccagctctgccacttgtctgctgtgtgaccttggacaagtcatttaactcctcttggcctcagttacctcatctttaaaatggagattaagactgtgagccccatgtgagacatggattatgtccaacctaatttactggtatctaccccagcgcccggtacagtgcctggcacaaagtaagtgcgtaacaaataccacaattaatattagcttgtaactaccaagtgcttagtagagttcctggcacatagtaagggcttaacaaattacgTTTAAACAACTTTtaagaatcaatggtatttgggtcctgactgtgtgcagagcaggttaTCAGCCTTAGATGGGTAATAAAGAGTTTCCCAAGGGGTGGGACTGTGAGCCACTCTCCGTTGATCCCACCCTGTTCTTCCCCGCGTAGGGAGACTGAAATCTCAGAACTCAAGTCCCAGTTGACTCGCATGCGAGACGACTGGATCGAAGAGGAGTGTCACCGGGTGGAGGCCCAGCTGGCGCTGAAGGAAGCGAGAAAAGAGATCAAGCAGCTCAAGCAGGTGATCGAGACcatgaggagcagcttggccgaCAAGGACAAAGGGATCCAGAAGTATTTTGTGGACATCAATATACAAAATACAAAACTGGAATCCTTGCTCCAGTGCATGGAGATGGCCCAGAATGGGTCCTTCCGGGAGGAGCTGTGCCTGGAATACCTGGTTGAATCCCCAGGCCAGAGTGTGCCCCTCAGTCCTGCCTGTACCCCGCTGGCAAGGGGCCGGGCCCTGGGGGACCAGGCCGGGGCCTTAGAGGAACTCGAGGCACCGCCAGCCCCCGGCAACCTGCCTCCCGGCCTGGATCTGTTTGAAGAGATCATGACAGCCGCCACCACCGAGTCCGGCGAAGTTGCTGTCTTCCAGTCCAGCGCTGCTCCTGCACCCCCTGACCAGATGGCACCCGAAGTGGAAGACGGTGTGGTGATGGAACAGGTCGTCCAGCTGGACACGGCACCCTGTGGCCCCGGCGGAGAGCAGCTGCTGTGGAAGATGCCCACGGGGCAAGGCCCGCACCCAGGGACCGCGCCGGCCCCCGCCGAGGCCGAGGCCAGCGACGGGTCTCCCTCCGGGCTCGATTCAACAGCCGGCGGCTCCGACTctgccatcctcgtgtctcccgtGGAGACGCGCTACAGCGAGGGAGAGGCCGATGTCGGCAGAAACCAGCTCATGAGGGAACTGGACTTTGGGCCTTCCCCCGAAGACGACGCGGGCAGCGGCGTTCGGCTCTCTCGGGCCGGTGTCGGCCGGCGCTACTGGAGCAAGAGTCTGATGGTGGATCTCCTGGCCGTGGCCGCCCCCATGGTTCCCACGGTCCTGTGGGTGCTCGGCACGCAGAGGGGAGGGACCGACCCCATCTATAACATCGGGGCCCTGCTCCGCGGCTGTTGTCTCGTAGCGCTGCCCACTCTCCGCCGGGCCCCTTTCCAAAGGAGAGCCTAAGCGGAGGCCTCCGCCCTGGTGCGTCCTCTGGTCCGGATGGCAgcctaggaggggaggaggagcgatcCCGCTGCCCCGCTGAGAATGAGCATTACTAATGGTGGTCTCTGTTCTGGTGTTTTGCTCCCTTGTATTTGATTTGCACTACAGTTTGTCGGAAGCCTGTTCCCCGTTGGAAACCGGAGGTGCCCTCCCAGGCGTGGAGGCCCCTGGTTGAGCCAGTTGTCCCCCACGCGTGGCGGAGAAAAGCAGAACGATCCCGGCCCATCTCCAGTTCTCAGGCCGGGGGGTTCAGGAAGAGAAACAAAGGTTTGCACTTTTAAAGGCAGCTTGTCTAAGGCTGGCATGTGTCTCCTCGCTTTGCTTTGTACTGTTTTATAATGTGTAAGTGTCCCAGCATTCCGATGGTCTTGTGCATAGCAGGGGAGGGTAACCAAAATTAAAAATGCGGTCACGTAATTTATTTGAGGAAGCCTCGAAGAGCTCTTAATTGTTGTGCTCCAGTTAGATACGGTTTGAAAGTTTTAATAACGTAGTCCCAAAGTCTTAAGTGCACTGTTGTTCTTAAACTTGTTGTCAAGCTCTGATATTGTATGCAAGTTTGATGTATTAACTTATTTTTTGCTTATTACGTAGTGTTTAATTGGAAATCGTTTGTAATCCCAAATTAAAGCATGTTGAAAAAGGCAGATTAGTGTTTTCCTTTAACTGAATAcccttctcatcactgtagagagtGCCACCACCttacctgtctcacaagtctgtaaccttggcattatcttcaaacccatctgtcattcaacccgcatatttaaTCTTTCTGAataactgttcagtccatatttcctcattcctcaaaacctccagtaagccccatgtgagtagggaatctgtctaccaactctgttgtgttgtactctcgcaagtgcttagtacagtgctctgcacacaataagcacttaataaataccaccgattgaatgGTTGAGTCTCTGCAGGACAGAGATTTTCTAATGAAAAGATCAGACACTGAAGGCTCACAGCTCCTTTCGCGCAGGGTTTTGTTTGCCTAAGGGAAGTGACAGGGCTTTCGCCCCTTCCCCCTGGggttggaggaaggaaggagtttgAGTTCCTCTCTGACACCCCATCTTTAAGGctcccccctcctacttacctTGTTGATCTAGTCCATCCCAAGATGCACAATCTGTTTCTCTAATCTCATCCTACCCTCttgtccatctcttccatcctgccatcgacccctttcccttccaacctggaactctgtcccttttatatcgatcaatcatatttattgagcgcttactgtgtgcagagcactgtactaagcgcttgggaagtacaagttggcaacatatagagacagtccctacccaatagtgggctcacagtctaaaagggggagatggagaacaaaaccataccaacaaaataaat is a genomic window of Tachyglossus aculeatus isolate mTacAcu1 chromosome 4, mTacAcu1.pri, whole genome shotgun sequence containing:
- the SYBU gene encoding syntabulin isoform X1, coding for MGPLRDSKKEQRVYHHQEKVSRSRIPRLVLRPHAPQQLQKLSPASESPFSEEESREFNLSSSGRSARTISSNSFCSDDTGCPSSQSVSPVKTPSEAGTSPIGFCPGSDEDFTRKNINIGAVVEGNSQPGRHKKDQKTTLVKPGRNSNRGSTNSSWRKNIWSEADFSSSSSTGSISAPEVHMSAAGSKRPSFSRNGFPPPWAHSQSKLEEDQEPTSSSSRGSHGRNSAASSYKCGVSPPSREKDLLSMLARNQLSPVNAHPNYGPSSPSSSNSGSYKGSDSSPVLRRAGRYSSCGESHGVKPPNPEQYLTPLQQKEVTVRHLKTKLKESESQLQERETEISELKSQLTRMRDDWIEEECHRVEAQLALKEARKEIKQLKQVIETMRSSLADKDKGIQKYFVDINIQNTKLESLLQCMEMAQNGSFREELCLEYLVESPGQSVPLSPACTPLARGRALGDQAGALEELEAPPAPGNLPPGLDLFEEIMTAATTESGEVAVFQSSAAPAPPDQMAPEVEDGVVMEQVVQLDTAPCGPGGEQLLWKMPTGQGPHPGTAPAPAEAEASDGSPSGLDSTAGGSDSAILVSPVETRYSEGEADVGRNQLMRELDFGPSPEDDAGSGVRLSRAGVGRRYWSKSLMVDLLAVAAPMVPTVLWVLGTQRGGTDPIYNIGALLRGCCLVALPTLRRAPFQRRA
- the SYBU gene encoding syntabulin isoform X2; translation: MGPLRDSKEQRVYHHQEKVSRSRIPRLVLRPHAPQQLQKLSPASESPFSEEESREFNLSSSGRSARTISSNSFCSDDTGCPSSQSVSPVKTPSEAGTSPIGFCPGSDEDFTRKNINIGAVVEGNSQPGRHKKDQKTTLVKPGRNSNRGSTNSSWRKNIWSEADFSSSSSTGSISAPEVHMSAAGSKRPSFSRNGFPPPWAHSQSKLEEDQEPTSSSSRGSHGRNSAASSYKCGVSPPSREKDLLSMLARNQLSPVNAHPNYGPSSPSSSNSGSYKGSDSSPVLRRAGRYSSCGESHGVKPPNPEQYLTPLQQKEVTVRHLKTKLKESESQLQERETEISELKSQLTRMRDDWIEEECHRVEAQLALKEARKEIKQLKQVIETMRSSLADKDKGIQKYFVDINIQNTKLESLLQCMEMAQNGSFREELCLEYLVESPGQSVPLSPACTPLARGRALGDQAGALEELEAPPAPGNLPPGLDLFEEIMTAATTESGEVAVFQSSAAPAPPDQMAPEVEDGVVMEQVVQLDTAPCGPGGEQLLWKMPTGQGPHPGTAPAPAEAEASDGSPSGLDSTAGGSDSAILVSPVETRYSEGEADVGRNQLMRELDFGPSPEDDAGSGVRLSRAGVGRRYWSKSLMVDLLAVAAPMVPTVLWVLGTQRGGTDPIYNIGALLRGCCLVALPTLRRAPFQRRA
- the SYBU gene encoding syntabulin isoform X4, yielding MGPLRDSKKEQRVYHHQEKVSRSRIPRLVLRPHAPQQLQKLSPASESPFSEEESREFNLSSSGRSARTISSNSFCSDDTGCPSSQSVSPVKTPSEAGTSPIGFCPGSDEDFTRKNINIGAVVEGNSQPGRHKKDQKTTLVKPGRNSNRGSTNSSWRKNIWSEADFSSSSSTGSISAPEVHMSAAGSKRPSFSRNRGSHGRNSAASSYKCGVSPPSREKDLLSMLARNQLSPVNAHPNYGPSSPSSSNSGSYKGSDSSPVLRRAGRYSSCGESHGVKPPNPEQYLTPLQQKEVTVRHLKTKLKESESQLQERETEISELKSQLTRMRDDWIEEECHRVEAQLALKEARKEIKQLKQVIETMRSSLADKDKGIQKYFVDINIQNTKLESLLQCMEMAQNGSFREELCLEYLVESPGQSVPLSPACTPLARGRALGDQAGALEELEAPPAPGNLPPGLDLFEEIMTAATTESGEVAVFQSSAAPAPPDQMAPEVEDGVVMEQVVQLDTAPCGPGGEQLLWKMPTGQGPHPGTAPAPAEAEASDGSPSGLDSTAGGSDSAILVSPVETRYSEGEADVGRNQLMRELDFGPSPEDDAGSGVRLSRAGVGRRYWSKSLMVDLLAVAAPMVPTVLWVLGTQRGGTDPIYNIGALLRGCCLVALPTLRRAPFQRRA
- the SYBU gene encoding syntabulin isoform X3, with protein sequence MGPLRDSKKEQRVYHHQEKVSRSRIPRLVLRPHAPQQLQKLSPASESPFSEEESREFNLSSSGRSARTISSNSFCSDDTGCPSSQSVSPVKTPSEAGTSPIGFCPGSDEDFTRKNINIGAVVEGNSQPGRHKKDQKTTLVKPGSEADFSSSSSTGSISAPEVHMSAAGSKRPSFSRNGFPPPWAHSQSKLEEDQEPTSSSSRGSHGRNSAASSYKCGVSPPSREKDLLSMLARNQLSPVNAHPNYGPSSPSSSNSGSYKGSDSSPVLRRAGRYSSCGESHGVKPPNPEQYLTPLQQKEVTVRHLKTKLKESESQLQERETEISELKSQLTRMRDDWIEEECHRVEAQLALKEARKEIKQLKQVIETMRSSLADKDKGIQKYFVDINIQNTKLESLLQCMEMAQNGSFREELCLEYLVESPGQSVPLSPACTPLARGRALGDQAGALEELEAPPAPGNLPPGLDLFEEIMTAATTESGEVAVFQSSAAPAPPDQMAPEVEDGVVMEQVVQLDTAPCGPGGEQLLWKMPTGQGPHPGTAPAPAEAEASDGSPSGLDSTAGGSDSAILVSPVETRYSEGEADVGRNQLMRELDFGPSPEDDAGSGVRLSRAGVGRRYWSKSLMVDLLAVAAPMVPTVLWVLGTQRGGTDPIYNIGALLRGCCLVALPTLRRAPFQRRA
- the SYBU gene encoding syntabulin isoform X5 — its product is MGPLRDSKKEQRVYHHQEKVSRSRIPRLVLRPHAPQQLQKLSPASESPFSEEESREFNLSSSGRSARTISSNSFCSDDTGCPSSQSVSPVKTPSEAGTSPIGFCPGSDEDFTRKNINIGAVVEGNSQPGRHKKDQKTTLVKPGSEADFSSSSSTGSISAPEVHMSAAGSKRPSFSRNRGSHGRNSAASSYKCGVSPPSREKDLLSMLARNQLSPVNAHPNYGPSSPSSSNSGSYKGSDSSPVLRRAGRYSSCGESHGVKPPNPEQYLTPLQQKEVTVRHLKTKLKESESQLQERETEISELKSQLTRMRDDWIEEECHRVEAQLALKEARKEIKQLKQVIETMRSSLADKDKGIQKYFVDINIQNTKLESLLQCMEMAQNGSFREELCLEYLVESPGQSVPLSPACTPLARGRALGDQAGALEELEAPPAPGNLPPGLDLFEEIMTAATTESGEVAVFQSSAAPAPPDQMAPEVEDGVVMEQVVQLDTAPCGPGGEQLLWKMPTGQGPHPGTAPAPAEAEASDGSPSGLDSTAGGSDSAILVSPVETRYSEGEADVGRNQLMRELDFGPSPEDDAGSGVRLSRAGVGRRYWSKSLMVDLLAVAAPMVPTVLWVLGTQRGGTDPIYNIGALLRGCCLVALPTLRRAPFQRRA
- the SYBU gene encoding syntabulin isoform X6 yields the protein MGPLRDSKEQRVYHHQEKVSRSRIPRLVLRPHAPQQLQKLSPASESPFSEEESREFNLSSSGRSARTISSNSFCSDDTGCPSSQSVSPVKTPSEAGTSPIGFCPGSDEDFTRKNINIGAVVEGNSQPGRHKKDQKTTLVKPGSEADFSSSSSTGSISAPEVHMSAAGSKRPSFSRNRGSHGRNSAASSYKCGVSPPSREKDLLSMLARNQLSPVNAHPNYGPSSPSSSNSGSYKGSDSSPVLRRAGRYSSCGESHGVKPPNPEQYLTPLQQKEVTVRHLKTKLKESESQLQERETEISELKSQLTRMRDDWIEEECHRVEAQLALKEARKEIKQLKQVIETMRSSLADKDKGIQKYFVDINIQNTKLESLLQCMEMAQNGSFREELCLEYLVESPGQSVPLSPACTPLARGRALGDQAGALEELEAPPAPGNLPPGLDLFEEIMTAATTESGEVAVFQSSAAPAPPDQMAPEVEDGVVMEQVVQLDTAPCGPGGEQLLWKMPTGQGPHPGTAPAPAEAEASDGSPSGLDSTAGGSDSAILVSPVETRYSEGEADVGRNQLMRELDFGPSPEDDAGSGVRLSRAGVGRRYWSKSLMVDLLAVAAPMVPTVLWVLGTQRGGTDPIYNIGALLRGCCLVALPTLRRAPFQRRA